Proteins from a single region of Kluyveromyces lactis strain NRRL Y-1140 chromosome A complete sequence:
- the ILV5 gene encoding ketol-acid reductoisomerase (highly similar to uniprot|P06168 Saccharomyces cerevisiae YLR355C ILV5 Acetohydroxyacid reductoisomerase mitochondrial protein involved in branched-chain amino acid biosynthesis also required for maintenance of wild- type mitochondrial DNA), which translates to MFRQAARQLIANSRVITAKRAISFAARQSTVSGLRSTAFASKPLVATRGIKQINFGGVEETVYERADWPTEKLLQYFKDDTLALIGYGSQGYGQGLNLRDNGLNVIVGVRKNGASWKAAIEDGWVPGENLFDVNEAVQKGTIVMNLLSDAAQSETWSSLKPLLTKGKTLYFSHGFSPVFKDLTHVEPPTDIDVILVAPKGSGRTVRSLFKEGRGINSSYAVWNDVTGKAHEKAQALAVAVGSGYVYQTTFEKEVNSDLYGERGCLMGGIHGMFLAQYEVLRENGHSPSEAFNETVEEATQSLYPLIGKYGMDYMYDACSTTARRGALDWYPIFKDALKPVFQDLYESTKNGSETKRSLEFNSQPDYREKLEAELQIIRNMEIWKVGKEVRKLRPENN; encoded by the coding sequence ATGTTCAGACAAGCTGCTAGACAATTGATTGCTAACTCTCGTGTTATCACTGCTAAGAGAGCTATCTCTTTCGCTGCCAGACAATCTACTGTCTCTGGTTTGCGTTCTACTGCCTTTGCTTCCAAGCCATTGGTTGCTACCAGGGGTATCAAGCAAATCAACTTTGGTGGTGTTGAAGAAACCGTCTACGAAAGAGCTGACTGGCCAACCGAAAAATTGTTGCAATACTTCAAGGACGACACTTTGGCTTTGATTGGTTACGGTTCTCAAGGTTACGGTCAAGGTTTGAACTTGAGAGACAACGGTTTGAACGTCATTGTCGGTGTCAGAAAGAATGGTGCTTCTTGGAAGGCTGCCATTGAAGACGGTTGGGTCCCAGGTGAAAACTTGTTCGACGTTAACGAAGCCGTCCAAAAGGGTACCATCGTCATGAACTTGTTGTCTGACGCTGCTCAATCCGAAACCTGGTCCTCTTTGAAGCCATTGTTGACTAAGGGTAAGACTTTGTACTTCTCCCACGGTTTCTCCCCAGTCTTCAAGGACTTGACCCACGTTGAACCACCAACTGATATCGATGTCATCTTGGTCGCTCCAAAGGGTTCCGGTAGAACTGTCAGATCTTTGTTCAAGGAAGGTAGAGGTATTAACTCCTCTTACGCCGTCTGGAACGATGTCACCGGTAAGGCTCACGAAAAAGCTCAGGCTTTGGCCGTCGCTGTCGGTTCCGGTTACGTCTACCAAACCACTTTCGAAAAGGAAGTCAACTCTGACTTGTACGGTGAAAGAGGTTGTCTAATGGGTGGTATTCACGGTATGTTCTTGGCTCAATACGAAGTCTTGAGAGAAAACGGTCACTCCCCATCTGAAGCTTTCAACGAAACTGTCGAAGAAGCTACCCAATCTCTATACCCATTGATCGGTAAGTACGGTATGGATTACATGTACGATGCTTGTTCTACTACTGCTAGAAGAGGTGCTTTGGACTGGTACCCAATCTTCAAGGATGCTTTGAAGCCAGTCTTCCAAGACTTGTACGAATCTACCAAGAACGGTTCTGAAACTAAGAGATCTTTGGAATTCAACTCTCAACCAGACTACAGAGAAAAGTTGGAAGCTGAACTACAAATCATCAGAAACATGGAAATCTGGAAGGTTGGTAAGGAAGTCAGAAAGTTGAGACCAGAAAACAACTAG
- a CDS encoding peroxiredoxin (similar to uniprot|P34227 Saccharomyces cerevisiae YBL064C PRX1 Mitochondrial peroxiredoxin (1-Cys Prx) with thioredoxin peroxidase activity, has a role in reduction of hydroperoxides; induced during respiratory growth and under conditions of oxidative stress) has product MRNILPKQAIYIGAKAPNFQAMTSLGPMDFYQYTQGKWCVFFSHPADFTPICTTEIGAFGALQDEFTNRDCVLLGLSTNNRASHLRWIQDIEAITGVKINFPIICDEEKKVATQFSMIDVNALTNGEPALTPLRAVYIIDPNKIVRLIQLYPLSTGRNTAEVLRCLDSLQLVYKTDGKIMTPINWIPGDDIVVVPDLENCSMFPHRRTIRDYLQLSPLDPNSLD; this is encoded by the coding sequence ATGAGGAACATACTTCCAAAGCAAGCCATTTACATAGGTGCGAAGGCTCCGAACTTCCAAGCTATGACATCTTTGGGTCCAATGGACTTTTATCAATATACGCAGGGAAAGTGGTGTGTGTTCTTCTCGCACCCTGCCGATTTTACACCAATTTGTACAACAGAGATTGGTGCTTTTGGTGCTTTACAAGATGAATTTACAAATCGAGACTGTGTATTACTAGGTCTTTCAACGAATAATAGAGCTTCTCACCTCAGGTGGATACAAGATATTGAGGCAATCACAGGCGTCAAGATaaattttccaataatctgcgatgaagaaaaaaaagtcgCAACACAGTTTTCGATGATTGATGTAAATGCTTTAACAAACGGTGAACCTGCATTGACTCCCTTAAGAGCTGTGTATATCATTGATCCGAATAAGATTGTACGATTGATTCAATTATATCCTTTGTCTACAGGAAGGAACACAGCTGAGGTTTTAAGGTGTTTGGACTCATTGCAGCTTGTATACAAAACGGATGGAAAAATTATGACACCCATTAATTGGATACCAGGTGATGATATAGTAGTTGTTCCAGATCTTGAAAATTGCAGCATGTTTCCTCATAGGAGAACTATCAGGGACTACTTGCAACTCTCGCCGTTAGATCCAAACAGTTTAGACTGA